One Oscillatoria sp. FACHB-1406 DNA window includes the following coding sequences:
- a CDS encoding hemolysin family protein produces MLVAGDWVLSTVTLETELTLQHIAFRLLAVLLLIAINAFFVTAEFSIVSVRRSRIAQLVAAGDVPAQTVQSLQRSIERLLSTTQLGITLSSLALGWIGESTMANSVVELLERLPLPAGIEQKLAHSVAIPAAFFLIAYLQIVLGELCPKSVALLYSEQLARLFGPPSLAIARIFNPFIWILNQSTRCLLRLLGIQYTGQEWNNRITPEELQLIVATEGESSGLEAEERELLSNVFEFGEVIAAEVMVPRTRLCAIEQRATFESLLEEVVSTGHSRFPVTGESLDDILGIIDFKELAEPLARGQLTPQTPIQGWIKPARFILEVTPLSELLPLMQRSRLEMVVVVDEFGGTAGLVTLHDVIDEIVGLEMPLEDSEEVALQMLDERTYLVKAQMDLEEVNELLDFDLPLSDEYQTLGGFLLYQFQKIPTLGETLQYENLDLTVAAAEGPRLDQIRIHRREPEILTEDSEVFLSELPESDREKNAVELGIDRLDRLEES; encoded by the coding sequence ATGCTGGTTGCTGGGGATTGGGTGCTTTCTACTGTGACGTTAGAAACCGAACTGACACTTCAACACATTGCCTTCCGGTTATTGGCAGTGTTACTGTTGATTGCGATTAACGCCTTCTTTGTTACTGCCGAATTTTCAATCGTATCGGTACGGCGATCGCGGATCGCTCAATTAGTCGCCGCTGGGGATGTCCCCGCACAAACCGTTCAGTCGCTCCAGCGTAGCATCGAGCGCCTGCTTTCTACCACGCAACTCGGAATTACCCTTTCGAGTCTCGCCTTGGGCTGGATTGGCGAGAGTACGATGGCTAATTCAGTCGTCGAACTCCTCGAACGTTTGCCTCTCCCCGCCGGAATCGAACAGAAGCTTGCCCACTCTGTGGCGATTCCCGCTGCTTTCTTTCTGATTGCTTACCTTCAAATCGTCCTCGGCGAACTCTGCCCGAAATCCGTTGCTTTACTCTATTCCGAGCAACTCGCGCGTTTATTCGGCCCTCCCAGTTTAGCGATCGCGCGTATTTTTAATCCTTTCATCTGGATTCTCAATCAATCTACCCGCTGTCTATTGCGCTTGCTCGGCATTCAGTATACAGGGCAAGAATGGAACAATCGTATCACCCCGGAAGAACTGCAACTGATCGTCGCCACCGAAGGCGAATCGAGCGGACTGGAAGCCGAAGAACGAGAACTGCTCAGCAATGTGTTTGAATTTGGCGAAGTGATTGCTGCTGAAGTCATGGTTCCGCGTACTCGTTTGTGCGCGATCGAACAAAGGGCAACCTTTGAAAGTTTGCTCGAAGAAGTCGTCAGCACCGGACATTCTCGTTTTCCCGTAACGGGAGAATCCCTCGACGACATTCTCGGAATCATTGACTTCAAAGAACTCGCCGAACCCCTCGCTCGCGGTCAACTAACGCCGCAAACGCCTATTCAAGGCTGGATTAAGCCCGCTCGCTTTATCCTGGAAGTTACCCCCTTAAGCGAACTGCTGCCGTTAATGCAGCGATCGCGTTTAGAAATGGTTGTTGTGGTCGATGAATTCGGAGGCACTGCGGGATTGGTCACGCTGCACGATGTCATCGACGAGATCGTCGGGCTGGAAATGCCCCTAGAAGACTCCGAAGAAGTCGCCCTGCAAATGCTAGACGAGCGCACTTACCTCGTGAAAGCGCAGATGGATTTAGAAGAGGTCAACGAACTGTTAGATTTCGATCTACCACTCTCCGATGAGTATCAAACCCTAGGCGGTTTTTTGTTGTATCAGTTCCAAAAAATCCCTACTTTAGGCGAAACGCTCCAGTATGAAAACCTTGACTTAACCGTTGCTGCGGCAGAAGGACCGCGCCTCGACCAAATTCGCATCCATCGTCGCGAACCGGAAATCTTAACCGAAGACAGCGAAGTTTTCCTCTCGGAATTGCCGGAAAGCGATCGCGAGAAAAATGCGGTTGAATTGGGCATCGATCGCTTAGATCGACTGGAAGAATCATAG
- the pyrE gene encoding orotate phosphoribosyltransferase, translating into MNQNSLTSPPHLDALRQSLLELLVTQAYREGDFLLSSGGRSSYYINGKQVTLRAEGAEAIGRLFFSLLPEDARAVAGLTLGADPLVTAVSLISALEGHPIPALIVRKEAKGHGTMAYIEGPTLEAGAKVVVLEDVVTTGRSAMQAVERLRDAGYEVDLILALVDREQGGAEFYQSQGIQFQAIFTIADLQARFRDKAV; encoded by the coding sequence ATGAACCAAAATTCCTTAACATCCCCCCCCCATTTAGACGCGCTGCGTCAATCCCTGCTCGAGCTTTTAGTAACCCAAGCCTACCGCGAAGGCGATTTTCTGCTCTCCTCCGGCGGGCGCAGCAGCTACTACATTAACGGCAAACAAGTCACCTTGCGCGCGGAAGGGGCCGAAGCGATCGGGCGCTTGTTCTTCTCGCTATTACCAGAAGACGCGCGCGCCGTCGCCGGACTCACCCTCGGTGCCGATCCCCTCGTCACTGCCGTTAGTCTCATTTCCGCCCTAGAAGGCCATCCGATTCCCGCCCTCATCGTTCGTAAAGAGGCGAAAGGTCACGGGACGATGGCCTATATTGAAGGGCCGACTTTGGAGGCTGGGGCGAAAGTCGTTGTTTTAGAAGATGTCGTCACGACGGGGCGATCGGCAATGCAAGCTGTGGAACGCTTGCGAGATGCGGGTTACGAAGTCGATCTCATCTTGGCTTTGGTCGATCGCGAACAGGGCGGCGCTGAATTTTATCAATCCCAAGGAATTCAATTCCAAGCGATTTTTACGATCGCGGATCTTCAGGCGCGCTTCCGGGATAAGGCGGTATAG
- a CDS encoding LysR family transcriptional regulator translates to MQATLHQLKVFETVARYGSFTKAAEALYITQPTVSSQIKQLAGTVGLPLFEQIGKQLYLTEAGQELLTTCREVFEQLDNFDMKVSDLKGTKQGCLRLGAITTAKYFVPRLLGSFCQHYPTIDISLQVTNHQNLTQRMLENKDDLYVLSQRPQDVELWSQAFLENPLVVVARSDHPLAGKRNIAIARLNGEPFIMRESGSGTRQAVEELFEQQGVSVKVRLELGSNEAIKHAIAGGLGISVLSRHSLIPSMSSGELTVLDVEHFPIPRQWYVAYLGGKQLSPIAETFLQHLLVESAKYSAEQPEFLHDYTALSRKRA, encoded by the coding sequence GCTACGGCAGCTTTACAAAGGCGGCAGAGGCGCTATATATTACGCAGCCAACCGTTTCCAGTCAAATCAAGCAATTGGCTGGAACAGTCGGGTTGCCGTTGTTCGAGCAGATTGGCAAACAGCTTTACTTAACCGAAGCCGGACAAGAACTGCTGACTACTTGTCGGGAGGTGTTCGAGCAGTTGGACAACTTCGATATGAAGGTGTCCGACTTAAAAGGCACGAAGCAAGGATGTTTGCGTTTGGGGGCGATTACGACGGCAAAATACTTTGTCCCGCGACTATTGGGGTCATTTTGCCAGCACTATCCAACGATTGATATTTCGCTGCAAGTCACCAACCATCAAAATTTGACGCAGCGGATGCTAGAAAACAAGGACGATCTTTACGTTCTCAGCCAACGGCCGCAAGATGTCGAGCTTTGGAGTCAAGCATTTTTAGAGAATCCTTTAGTGGTGGTAGCGCGATCCGACCATCCTTTGGCGGGGAAACGCAATATCGCGATCGCGCGACTCAATGGCGAACCGTTCATCATGCGCGAGTCAGGTTCTGGAACTCGCCAAGCGGTAGAGGAACTATTCGAGCAGCAGGGCGTTTCGGTGAAGGTACGATTGGAACTAGGGAGCAATGAGGCCATTAAACACGCGATCGCGGGCGGTTTGGGTATTTCTGTTCTCTCCCGACACTCTCTAATCCCCTCGATGTCTTCTGGGGAACTGACGGTGTTAGATGTCGAACATTTCCCGATCCCGCGTCAGTGGTACGTGGCCTATTTAGGAGGGAAACAGTTATCTCCCATCGCCGAAACTTTCCTGCAACATTTGCTGGTCGAAAGCGCCAAATATTCGGCAGAACAGCCCGAATTTCTACATGACTATACCGCCTTATCCCGGAAGCGCGCCTGA